One genomic segment of Oncorhynchus kisutch isolate 150728-3 linkage group LG15, Okis_V2, whole genome shotgun sequence includes these proteins:
- the LOC109905200 gene encoding syntaxin-3 isoform X2 has protein sequence MKDRLEQLKATCDNDDEEVEIAIDNAAFMDDFFSQIDDIRISIDKIDENVSEVKKLYSVILSAPTSDQKTQDDLEAVTNNIKKMANNARNKLKTIERDLASEEEERISADMRIRKSQHAVLSRKFVEVMTKYNEAQVDFRERSKGRIRRQLEIRKATTDEELEEMLEGGNSAVFTSGIMDSGISKQALSEIEARHKDIVRLESSIKELHDMFVDIAMLVESQGDIVNNIEVQVSKAVDHIVVAKTETKKAIQYQSKARKKRVIILVILIIVLAIVALIIGLSVGLSKKN, from the exons ATGAAGGACCGATTGGAACAACTTAAAGCA ACATGTGACAATGACGATGAGGAAGTGGAAATTGCTATTGACAATGCAGCTTTTATGGATGACTTTTTCTCTCAG ATTGACGACATCAGGATCAGCATTGATAAGATTGATGAGAATGTGTCTGAAGTCAAGAAGCTCTACTCGGTCATCCTGTCTGCCCCCACATCAGACCAGA AAACACAGGATGACTTGGAGGCTGTCACCAACAACATCAAGAAGATGGCTAACAACGCCCGGAACAAACTCAAAA CCATCGAGAGGGATCTGGCGTCTGAGGAAGAGGAAAGGATTTCAGCCGACATGCGGATACGCAAATCACAG cATGCAGTGCTGTCCAGGAAGTTTGTGGAAGTGATGACCAAGTACAATGAGGCCCAGGTGGACTTCAGGGAGAGGAGTAAAGGACGCATCCGGAGACAGCTAGAGATCA GAAAAGCCACGACAGATGAGGAGCTGGAAGAGATGTTAGAGGGGGGAAACTCTGCTGTCTTCACTTCAGGG ATCATGGACTCTGGGATCTCGAAGCAAGCTCTCAGTGAGATCGAGGCGCGACACAAAGACATTGTGCGTCTGGAGAGCAGCATCAAAGAGCTGCATGACATGTTCGTAGACATCGCCATGCTGGTGGAGAGCCAG ggtgaCATAGTGAACAATATAGAGGTGCAAGTGTCTAAAGCTGTGGACCACATAGTAGTGGCTAAGACTGAGACCAAGAAAGCCATCCAGTACCAGAGCAAAGCACGCAAG AAAAGGGTGATCATATTGGTGATTCTGATTATCGTGCTCGCCATAGTGGCTCTGATTATTGGGTTGTCGGTGGGATTGAGTAAGAAGAATTGA
- the LOC109905200 gene encoding syntaxin-3 isoform X1: protein MKDRLEQLKATCDNDDEEVEIAIDNAAFMDDFFSQIDDIRISIDKIDENVSEVKKLYSVILSAPTSDQKTQDDLEAVTNNIKKMANNARNKLKTIERDLASEEEERISADMRIRKSQHAVLSRKFVEVMTKYNEAQVDFRERSKGRIRRQLEITGKATTDEELEEMLEGGNSAVFTSGIMDSGISKQALSEIEARHKDIVRLESSIKELHDMFVDIAMLVESQGDIVNNIEVQVSKAVDHIVVAKTETKKAIQYQSKARKKRVIILVILIIVLAIVALIIGLSVGLSKKN, encoded by the exons ATGAAGGACCGATTGGAACAACTTAAAGCA ACATGTGACAATGACGATGAGGAAGTGGAAATTGCTATTGACAATGCAGCTTTTATGGATGACTTTTTCTCTCAG ATTGACGACATCAGGATCAGCATTGATAAGATTGATGAGAATGTGTCTGAAGTCAAGAAGCTCTACTCGGTCATCCTGTCTGCCCCCACATCAGACCAGA AAACACAGGATGACTTGGAGGCTGTCACCAACAACATCAAGAAGATGGCTAACAACGCCCGGAACAAACTCAAAA CCATCGAGAGGGATCTGGCGTCTGAGGAAGAGGAAAGGATTTCAGCCGACATGCGGATACGCAAATCACAG cATGCAGTGCTGTCCAGGAAGTTTGTGGAAGTGATGACCAAGTACAATGAGGCCCAGGTGGACTTCAGGGAGAGGAGTAAAGGACGCATCCGGAGACAGCTAGAGATCA CAGGAAAAGCCACGACAGATGAGGAGCTGGAAGAGATGTTAGAGGGGGGAAACTCTGCTGTCTTCACTTCAGGG ATCATGGACTCTGGGATCTCGAAGCAAGCTCTCAGTGAGATCGAGGCGCGACACAAAGACATTGTGCGTCTGGAGAGCAGCATCAAAGAGCTGCATGACATGTTCGTAGACATCGCCATGCTGGTGGAGAGCCAG ggtgaCATAGTGAACAATATAGAGGTGCAAGTGTCTAAAGCTGTGGACCACATAGTAGTGGCTAAGACTGAGACCAAGAAAGCCATCCAGTACCAGAGCAAAGCACGCAAG AAAAGGGTGATCATATTGGTGATTCTGATTATCGTGCTCGCCATAGTGGCTCTGATTATTGGGTTGTCGGTGGGATTGAGTAAGAAGAATTGA
- the LOC109905200 gene encoding syntaxin-3 isoform X4 — protein MKDRLEQLKATCDNDDEEVEIAIDNAAFMDDFFSQIDDIRISIDKIDENVSEVKKLYSVILSAPTSDQKTQDDLEAVTNNIKKMANNARNKLKTIERDLASEEEERISADMRIRKSQHAVLSRKFVEVMTKYNEAQVDFRERSKGRIRRQLEIRKATTDEELEEMLEGGNSAVFTSGIMDSGISKQALSEIEARHKDIVRLESSIKELHDMFVDIAMLVESQGDIVNNIEVQVSKAVDHIVVAKTETKKAIQYQSKARKKTIIIAVVCTVLAVLILAIILSQTVG, from the exons ATGAAGGACCGATTGGAACAACTTAAAGCA ACATGTGACAATGACGATGAGGAAGTGGAAATTGCTATTGACAATGCAGCTTTTATGGATGACTTTTTCTCTCAG ATTGACGACATCAGGATCAGCATTGATAAGATTGATGAGAATGTGTCTGAAGTCAAGAAGCTCTACTCGGTCATCCTGTCTGCCCCCACATCAGACCAGA AAACACAGGATGACTTGGAGGCTGTCACCAACAACATCAAGAAGATGGCTAACAACGCCCGGAACAAACTCAAAA CCATCGAGAGGGATCTGGCGTCTGAGGAAGAGGAAAGGATTTCAGCCGACATGCGGATACGCAAATCACAG cATGCAGTGCTGTCCAGGAAGTTTGTGGAAGTGATGACCAAGTACAATGAGGCCCAGGTGGACTTCAGGGAGAGGAGTAAAGGACGCATCCGGAGACAGCTAGAGATCA GAAAAGCCACGACAGATGAGGAGCTGGAAGAGATGTTAGAGGGGGGAAACTCTGCTGTCTTCACTTCAGGG ATCATGGACTCTGGGATCTCGAAGCAAGCTCTCAGTGAGATCGAGGCGCGACACAAAGACATTGTGCGTCTGGAGAGCAGCATCAAAGAGCTGCATGACATGTTCGTAGACATCGCCATGCTGGTGGAGAGCCAG ggtgaCATAGTGAACAATATAGAGGTGCAAGTGTCTAAAGCTGTGGACCACATAGTAGTGGCTAAGACTGAGACCAAGAAAGCCATCCAGTACCAGAGCAAAGCACGCAAG AAGACAATCATTATAGCAGTGGTCTGTACTGTGCTTGCTGTCCTCATCCTCGCCATCATCCTATCACAGACAGTAGGGTAA
- the LOC109905200 gene encoding syntaxin-3 isoform X3, translating to MKDRLEQLKATCDNDDEEVEIAIDNAAFMDDFFSQIDDIRISIDKIDENVSEVKKLYSVILSAPTSDQKTQDDLEAVTNNIKKMANNARNKLKTIERDLASEEEERISADMRIRKSQHAVLSRKFVEVMTKYNEAQVDFRERSKGRIRRQLEITGKATTDEELEEMLEGGNSAVFTSGIMDSGISKQALSEIEARHKDIVRLESSIKELHDMFVDIAMLVESQGDIVNNIEVQVSKAVDHIVVAKTETKKAIQYQSKARKKTIIIAVVCTVLAVLILAIILSQTVG from the exons ATGAAGGACCGATTGGAACAACTTAAAGCA ACATGTGACAATGACGATGAGGAAGTGGAAATTGCTATTGACAATGCAGCTTTTATGGATGACTTTTTCTCTCAG ATTGACGACATCAGGATCAGCATTGATAAGATTGATGAGAATGTGTCTGAAGTCAAGAAGCTCTACTCGGTCATCCTGTCTGCCCCCACATCAGACCAGA AAACACAGGATGACTTGGAGGCTGTCACCAACAACATCAAGAAGATGGCTAACAACGCCCGGAACAAACTCAAAA CCATCGAGAGGGATCTGGCGTCTGAGGAAGAGGAAAGGATTTCAGCCGACATGCGGATACGCAAATCACAG cATGCAGTGCTGTCCAGGAAGTTTGTGGAAGTGATGACCAAGTACAATGAGGCCCAGGTGGACTTCAGGGAGAGGAGTAAAGGACGCATCCGGAGACAGCTAGAGATCA CAGGAAAAGCCACGACAGATGAGGAGCTGGAAGAGATGTTAGAGGGGGGAAACTCTGCTGTCTTCACTTCAGGG ATCATGGACTCTGGGATCTCGAAGCAAGCTCTCAGTGAGATCGAGGCGCGACACAAAGACATTGTGCGTCTGGAGAGCAGCATCAAAGAGCTGCATGACATGTTCGTAGACATCGCCATGCTGGTGGAGAGCCAG ggtgaCATAGTGAACAATATAGAGGTGCAAGTGTCTAAAGCTGTGGACCACATAGTAGTGGCTAAGACTGAGACCAAGAAAGCCATCCAGTACCAGAGCAAAGCACGCAAG AAGACAATCATTATAGCAGTGGTCTGTACTGTGCTTGCTGTCCTCATCCTCGCCATCATCCTATCACAGACAGTAGGGTAA